A genomic stretch from Vibrio algarum includes:
- the gloA gene encoding lactoylglutathione lyase: MKLLHTMLRVTDLDRSIDFYTNVLGMKVLDRTENNEYRYTLVFVGYENQADGTTIELTYNWDTNQYDLGNAFGHLALGVEDIYTACDNIKVLGGNVTRQPGPVKGGDTHIAFITDPDGYQIELIQVR; this comes from the coding sequence ATGAAATTGTTACACACCATGTTAAGAGTGACCGATCTTGATCGTTCAATCGATTTTTATACGAATGTACTTGGTATGAAAGTGCTTGATAGAACAGAGAATAATGAATATAGGTATACCTTAGTTTTTGTTGGATATGAAAACCAAGCAGATGGCACAACGATTGAATTGACTTATAACTGGGATACTAACCAGTACGATTTGGGTAATGCTTTTGGTCACCTTGCGTTAGGTGTTGAAGACATTTATACGGCTTGTGACAATATTAAAGTACTCGGTGGCAATGTGACTCGTCAACCAGGTCCAGTTAAAGGTGGGGATACACATATTGCCTTTATCACTGACCCAGATGGCTACCAAATAGAATTAATCCAAGTTCGCTAA
- a CDS encoding YehS family protein — protein sequence MTNNDILRRIRYAFDFKDSQMIAIFAAADQTVTRAQISDWLKKEEDPSFKKMVDTELALFLNGLINTKRGKREGEQPAPEKRLTNNMIFMKLRIALNMKAEDILETMEIANFIMSKHELSSFFRKPDNKHYRECKDQILRNFLMGLQRKLRPEDTNEG from the coding sequence ATGACTAATAACGATATTTTACGCCGTATACGCTACGCCTTTGACTTTAAAGACTCACAGATGATTGCCATTTTCGCAGCCGCTGATCAGACAGTAACTCGTGCTCAAATCAGTGACTGGTTAAAAAAAGAAGAAGATCCAAGCTTCAAAAAAATGGTTGATACTGAATTGGCTCTTTTCTTAAACGGCTTAATCAACACCAAACGTGGCAAGCGCGAAGGCGAGCAACCTGCTCCAGAAAAACGCTTAACTAACAATATGATTTTCATGAAACTTCGCATCGCATTAAACATGAAAGCAGAAGATATTTTAGAAACAATGGAAATCGCAAACTTTATTATGAGCAAGCACGAATTGAGCTCATTTTTCCGCAAGCCAGACAACAAGCACTACCGCGAATGTAAAGACCAAATATTACGTAACTTCTTAATGGGTCTACAACGTAAACTTCGTCCAGAAGACACTAACGAAGGTTAA
- a CDS encoding DEAD/DEAH box helicase: protein MPFSKLPLSSDVLSALPEDITSPKEIQTLAIPVIMSNKDLLALAQTGSGKTLAYGLALIERAKANRLATQAVILAPTRELAAQINTAISSISHQVDINTICLSGGIEKKTQIDELANKPEIVVATPGRLLELIREGSIELSDIHTVILDEVDRLLDMGFWGDIQTILERLPAQRQTAMFSATLHKDLENKVNKLLNQPTRVQAHASNSIVEQIEESLYLVNKGSKTNVLIRQIKQNDWQQVLVFIGAKDNADSLTKKLNKANISTAALHGNKSQIEREETLTQFKQKKVKVLIATDLLARGIHIDHLPIVINFELPPSPEVYVHRIGRTARAGKQGSAISLVCHAESDYLNAIRQFTRRELPLSQLEDFPVTDQPSTGESKRAPRDKKANRRTINKKSVKQFQGKKKP from the coding sequence ATGCCATTTTCTAAACTACCGCTGAGTTCTGATGTATTGTCTGCCTTACCTGAGGACATTACATCACCTAAGGAAATACAAACCCTAGCTATCCCAGTGATAATGAGCAATAAAGATCTTCTCGCATTGGCACAAACTGGCAGTGGAAAAACATTGGCTTACGGGTTAGCCCTTATAGAAAGAGCCAAGGCTAATCGCTTAGCGACACAGGCGGTTATCTTAGCCCCAACCCGTGAACTTGCTGCCCAAATCAATACGGCTATCTCATCCATCTCTCACCAAGTCGATATAAACACCATCTGTCTTTCAGGAGGGATTGAAAAAAAGACTCAAATTGACGAGTTAGCCAACAAACCTGAAATTGTCGTTGCAACACCGGGCCGACTGCTTGAACTGATTCGCGAAGGCTCGATAGAACTCAGCGATATACACACGGTTATCTTAGATGAAGTCGATAGGCTTTTAGATATGGGCTTTTGGGGTGATATACAAACCATCTTGGAACGATTGCCAGCTCAACGTCAAACCGCCATGTTCTCAGCCACTTTGCATAAAGATTTAGAAAACAAGGTAAATAAACTGCTTAATCAACCTACCCGCGTTCAAGCCCACGCGAGCAATAGCATTGTTGAACAGATTGAAGAGTCACTCTATTTGGTCAACAAAGGAAGTAAAACTAATGTTTTAATCCGGCAAATTAAGCAAAATGACTGGCAACAAGTGTTAGTTTTTATTGGCGCAAAAGACAATGCCGATTCTTTAACTAAAAAGTTAAACAAAGCAAATATCTCAACAGCGGCTCTGCACGGTAATAAAAGTCAGATCGAACGAGAAGAGACGCTAACGCAATTTAAACAAAAGAAGGTAAAAGTACTCATTGCCACCGATCTACTTGCTCGCGGTATTCATATTGATCATCTCCCCATTGTGATAAATTTTGAGTTACCACCTAGCCCGGAAGTATATGTACATCGAATTGGGCGTACCGCAAGGGCAGGAAAACAAGGTAGTGCTATTTCTTTAGTCTGCCATGCAGAAAGTGACTATTTAAATGCTATTCGTCAGTTTACTCGTCGTGAATTACCACTCAGTCAATTAGAAGACTTTCCTGTTACTGACCAACCATCCACTGGTGAAAGTAAACGTGCGCCGAGAGACAAAAAAGCCAATCGACGCACAATTAACAAGAAGAGCGTTAAGCAGTTTCAGGGGAAAAAGAAACCTTAA
- the mak gene encoding fructokinase, with amino-acid sequence MRIGIDLGGTKIEVIALSDKGEELFRKRVDTPKGSYPDTLQAIKGLVLDAEEATGQMGTVGLGIPGTISPYSQKVKNANSVWLNGKPLDVDLTIMLGREVRVANDANCMAVSEATDGAGAGYKMVLAVILGTGAGAGIVVNGVPHAGGNGIGGEWGHNPMPWQDAEERAFADATPCYCGQHGCIEQFVSGTGLCADYERRTGNLLKGQEISDLADNGDETALLTLEAYERRLAKSIASVVNLLDPDVVVLAGGVCNISRLYSNVPKIIPKYTFGGECHTPIKAAIHGDSSGVRGAAWLWPVE; translated from the coding sequence ATGCGCATTGGGATAGATTTAGGTGGTACGAAAATCGAAGTTATTGCTCTTTCTGATAAAGGTGAAGAGCTATTTAGAAAACGAGTAGATACTCCAAAAGGTTCTTATCCCGATACACTTCAAGCGATTAAAGGCTTGGTGCTAGATGCAGAAGAGGCAACAGGGCAAATGGGCACCGTTGGGCTTGGTATCCCTGGGACTATCTCTCCGTACTCGCAAAAGGTAAAAAACGCGAATTCTGTCTGGCTGAACGGGAAACCACTCGATGTCGACCTTACGATCATGCTTGGACGAGAAGTTCGTGTCGCTAATGACGCAAATTGTATGGCCGTATCGGAAGCCACCGATGGTGCTGGAGCCGGGTATAAAATGGTTTTAGCCGTAATTCTTGGTACTGGTGCTGGTGCGGGTATCGTTGTGAATGGTGTTCCGCATGCGGGAGGTAATGGAATTGGTGGCGAGTGGGGGCACAATCCTATGCCTTGGCAAGATGCTGAAGAACGTGCTTTTGCAGATGCAACACCTTGTTATTGTGGTCAACACGGCTGTATTGAACAGTTTGTTTCGGGTACGGGACTATGTGCGGATTATGAACGCAGAACGGGCAATTTACTGAAAGGGCAAGAGATTTCTGACTTGGCTGACAATGGGGATGAGACCGCATTATTAACGCTAGAAGCTTATGAACGCCGCCTAGCAAAATCGATCGCGAGTGTGGTGAATTTACTTGACCCTGATGTTGTTGTTTTGGCTGGTGGTGTTTGCAATATTAGCCGACTCTACAGCAATGTTCCGAAGATAATACCGAAATATACCTTTGGAGGAGAGTGCCATACACCTATCAAGGCTGCGATTCATGGCGATTCTAGTGGCGTACGTGGTGCGGCATGGTTATGGCCTGTAGAATAG
- the exaC gene encoding acetaldehyde dehydrogenase ExaC: MIYAQPGTEGSVVNFKSTYDNYIGGEWVKPVSGQYFKNLSPVTGKEYCQVARSSEADVNLALDAAHKAREAWGATSVGERSNILLRIADVIEQNLEELAVAETWENGKPVRETLNADLPLVVDHFRYYAGCVRAQEGSAAELDANTAAYHFPEPVGVVGQIIPWNFPMLMAAWKLAPALAAGCCIVLKPAEQTPVSILVLMEKIGHLIPPGVLNVVNGYGSEAGQALATSTRIAKLAFTGSTQVGQHILKCAAENLIPSTVELGGKSPNVYFEDIFNYEDEYLDKCIEGMLLGFFNQGEVCTCPSRVLIQESIYEKFIAKVVERAKNIQQGDPLDVNTQVGAQASQEQFDKILSYLEIGRQEGAQVLVGGEVAKQGEGLNEGYYIQPTLLKGHNKMRVFQEEIFGPVIAITTFKDEAEALAIANDTEYGLGAGLWTRDQNLAYRMGRNIEAGRIWINCYHAYPAHAAFGGYKKSGIGRETHKMMLDHYQNTKNLLVSYDVNPLGFF; encoded by the coding sequence ATGATCTATGCTCAGCCAGGAACGGAAGGCTCTGTTGTTAACTTTAAATCGACTTATGATAACTACATTGGTGGCGAATGGGTAAAACCAGTAAGCGGTCAGTACTTTAAAAATTTGTCTCCGGTAACCGGAAAAGAGTATTGTCAGGTTGCACGTTCGAGTGAAGCGGATGTTAACTTGGCGCTCGATGCTGCTCACAAAGCAAGAGAAGCTTGGGGGGCGACGAGTGTCGGTGAACGCTCTAATATTCTGCTACGAATAGCAGATGTCATCGAACAGAATTTGGAAGAACTTGCTGTTGCAGAAACATGGGAAAACGGGAAGCCAGTTCGAGAAACATTAAATGCAGATTTACCTTTAGTTGTGGATCATTTTCGTTACTATGCTGGCTGTGTTCGTGCGCAAGAAGGTAGTGCTGCCGAGCTAGACGCTAATACAGCCGCTTACCATTTCCCAGAACCTGTTGGCGTGGTTGGGCAAATTATCCCATGGAACTTCCCAATGTTGATGGCGGCTTGGAAGTTAGCACCAGCACTTGCGGCAGGATGTTGTATTGTTTTAAAACCCGCGGAGCAAACGCCCGTTTCTATTTTGGTTCTGATGGAGAAAATTGGTCATTTAATCCCGCCCGGCGTCTTGAATGTTGTAAATGGTTATGGCAGTGAAGCGGGTCAAGCACTCGCGACAAGTACCAGAATTGCCAAACTTGCTTTTACTGGTTCGACTCAGGTTGGTCAGCATATTCTAAAATGTGCGGCAGAGAATTTAATCCCATCAACAGTCGAGTTAGGTGGTAAATCACCAAACGTCTACTTTGAAGATATTTTTAATTATGAAGATGAATATCTGGATAAATGTATCGAAGGTATGCTGTTAGGTTTCTTTAATCAGGGAGAGGTGTGTACTTGTCCGTCTCGCGTACTGATACAAGAGTCGATATATGAGAAATTTATTGCAAAAGTGGTCGAGCGAGCGAAAAACATTCAGCAAGGTGACCCACTTGATGTGAATACACAGGTGGGAGCACAAGCCTCGCAAGAACAATTTGATAAAATACTGAGTTATTTAGAAATAGGCCGCCAAGAAGGGGCTCAAGTATTGGTTGGTGGTGAGGTTGCCAAGCAAGGAGAGGGTCTGAATGAGGGTTACTACATTCAACCAACGTTGCTTAAAGGACACAATAAAATGCGTGTATTCCAAGAAGAAATTTTTGGACCGGTTATCGCAATTACAACCTTTAAGGATGAAGCGGAAGCACTTGCTATCGCAAATGATACAGAATATGGGCTAGGAGCAGGGCTATGGACCCGCGACCAAAATCTTGCGTACCGTATGGGACGTAATATCGAGGCAGGCCGCATTTGGATAAACTGTTACCACGCTTATCCAGCGCATGCGGCTTTTGGAGGATATAAAAAATCGGGTATCGGTAGAGAGACACACAAAATGATGTTGGATCACTACCAAAACACGAAAAACCTATTAGTCAGTTATGACGTCAATCCTCTAGGGTTCTTTTAG
- a CDS encoding sigma-54-dependent Fis family transcriptional regulator encodes MHLQIDDSIDWLNNSWNRSSEAGLKENRLPDDIRLERFQLSERRDSARKLISGLENYALPLFNQMFAKTNSRLILTDVQGVILGSWGQEQFACRLTSIALENGVCWQEKLKGTNAIGTAIIEEKPISIIGNQHFINQHRFISCSASPIFDHNGKMLGILDITSEQQVHQSNTQLLIQSMIQKIENSLLFDIPNGTIRVDIACDQTLLDSGWQGIVIANEAGDVIAHNQLASQLLDQQEIIGAPLEHLLEPKDTPFVYRLHPQSTKTIPKSVTYSPSSELHQGDERIENAWQQACKVIDNQINLLILGETGVGKGEFVKALHKQSKRKKYPLVIVNCGALPKDLIESELFGYAPGAFTGASNKGFQGKIRQADKGILFLDEIADMPLEAQCRLLHVLQEKEVVPVGSNQSHNVDIQIIAATHKNIEQLIAEGSFRQDLYYRLNGLVFHLPSLRERKDKAALIKKIHKQHCKNEQVLDENLLDLLERFRWPGNIRELDNVLHVATLLSSDEPVLKLKHIPDHISKSLISRSNINTLERRPFNEEKEEISLRETVEDTLIKTYRANNGNISKTSKILSISRNTIYRKLKKLGVLPN; translated from the coding sequence ATGCACCTTCAAATCGACGACTCAATTGATTGGCTAAATAATTCATGGAACAGAAGCAGCGAAGCCGGATTAAAAGAAAACCGGCTTCCAGACGATATTCGATTAGAGCGATTTCAACTGAGCGAAAGAAGAGATAGTGCTAGAAAATTGATATCTGGGTTAGAAAATTACGCGCTACCGCTTTTTAACCAAATGTTTGCCAAAACCAATAGCCGATTAATTTTAACTGATGTTCAAGGTGTGATCCTTGGTTCATGGGGGCAAGAACAATTTGCTTGTCGTCTCACCTCTATTGCTCTCGAAAATGGCGTTTGCTGGCAAGAAAAACTAAAAGGCACTAACGCAATAGGCACTGCCATTATTGAAGAAAAACCAATATCTATCATAGGAAATCAACATTTTATCAATCAACACCGTTTTATCAGTTGCTCTGCCAGCCCGATATTTGATCATAACGGTAAGATGCTCGGCATATTAGACATTACGAGTGAGCAGCAAGTACATCAATCGAATACTCAGCTTTTGATTCAGAGCATGATTCAAAAAATTGAAAACAGCCTTCTTTTCGATATCCCAAATGGCACAATAAGAGTTGATATTGCTTGCGACCAAACACTGTTAGATAGTGGTTGGCAAGGGATTGTCATTGCTAATGAAGCTGGAGACGTCATTGCACATAACCAGTTGGCTTCTCAACTATTAGACCAGCAAGAGATTATCGGTGCTCCGTTAGAGCATCTGCTAGAACCCAAAGACACACCGTTTGTTTATCGCTTACACCCACAATCGACTAAGACCATTCCAAAATCTGTTACTTACTCACCATCTAGCGAACTTCACCAAGGCGATGAGCGCATTGAAAATGCATGGCAACAAGCATGCAAAGTGATCGATAACCAAATCAATCTTTTGATCTTAGGTGAAACAGGTGTAGGCAAAGGTGAATTTGTTAAAGCACTGCATAAACAGAGTAAACGAAAAAAATACCCGCTTGTGATTGTTAATTGCGGAGCTCTACCTAAAGATCTGATTGAATCCGAACTTTTTGGCTACGCGCCGGGGGCTTTTACTGGTGCAAGTAATAAAGGTTTTCAAGGAAAAATAAGACAAGCGGACAAGGGTATCTTATTTTTGGATGAGATAGCCGATATGCCACTTGAAGCGCAATGTCGTTTATTGCACGTTCTTCAGGAAAAAGAAGTGGTTCCTGTCGGGTCTAACCAAAGCCACAATGTAGATATTCAAATCATCGCGGCAACACACAAAAATATCGAACAATTAATAGCGGAAGGAAGTTTTCGACAGGATCTCTATTACCGCTTAAATGGCTTGGTATTTCATTTGCCTTCATTAAGAGAAAGAAAAGACAAAGCCGCACTGATTAAGAAAATTCACAAACAACATTGTAAAAACGAACAAGTACTCGATGAAAATCTACTAGACTTACTCGAACGCTTTCGTTGGCCTGGTAATATTAGAGAATTGGATAATGTACTCCATGTTGCCACACTCCTTTCCAGTGACGAGCCTGTATTGAAGCTCAAACATATCCCAGACCACATCAGTAAATCACTGATATCAAGAAGTAATATTAATACGTTAGAGCGTCGACCTTTCAACGAAGAAAAAGAAGAAATAAGCCTACGAGAAACCGTCGAAGATACATTAATTAAAACCTATCGGGCCAATAACGGTAACATAAGCAAAACATCAAAAATTCTAAGTATCAGCAGAAATACTATCTACAGAAAATTAAAAAAACTTGGCGTGCTTCCAAACTGA
- the cuyB gene encoding cysteate racemase encodes MNKKLGVLGGMGPMATVDFVKRIVEKSPACSDQEHMSMIISNDPLIPDRTKHILENGENPLKKMLNNLVNLKESGATKVVIPCNTAHYWLDKLSCNERVSFISIIDAVMNEAGRRSMRRVGVLATNATIQTGIYTKAIESRGMKALMPSKHEQQLVMEGIYCVKAGKIAEGRALMEPVFDSLIKKGAEGVVLGCTEIPLAFDTLPVDKMEKALDSLDLLADQCVNYYYYEA; translated from the coding sequence ATGAATAAAAAACTAGGCGTACTAGGTGGTATGGGCCCAATGGCTACCGTTGACTTTGTTAAGCGCATCGTAGAAAAAAGCCCCGCATGTTCTGATCAAGAACATATGTCTATGATTATTTCGAATGATCCTTTGATTCCTGACCGTACGAAGCATATCTTAGAAAATGGCGAAAACCCGTTGAAGAAGATGCTTAATAATCTGGTTAATTTGAAAGAGTCGGGTGCAACAAAAGTCGTTATTCCATGTAATACAGCGCACTATTGGTTAGATAAACTCAGTTGCAATGAAAGGGTTTCTTTTATCAGTATTATTGATGCTGTGATGAATGAAGCGGGCCGTAGAAGCATGCGCAGGGTTGGTGTATTGGCAACTAATGCAACCATTCAAACGGGAATTTATACTAAGGCGATAGAGTCGCGCGGAATGAAGGCGCTGATGCCAAGTAAACACGAGCAGCAGTTGGTCATGGAAGGCATATATTGCGTAAAAGCGGGTAAAATTGCAGAGGGCAGAGCGCTGATGGAACCAGTGTTCGATAGCCTAATTAAAAAAGGGGCAGAAGGTGTTGTACTTGGTTGCACAGAAATACCACTAGCGTTTGATACGTTACCAGTGGATAAAATGGAAAAAGCGCTCGATTCGTTGGATCTACTCGCTGATCAGTGTGTCAATTATTACTACTATGAAGCGTAG
- a CDS encoding LysR family transcriptional regulator, translating to MLNIETKWLLDFLKLAELRNFSKAAIERNVTQSAFSRRIQALENAVGCQLFNRDKTPIGLTQSGKEFRTSARSLIIQLEYELERLNDLSILGNQKVSIVAGHSIATDILPLFKFNLFAEEQEVILDVRAIDVDDAVKMLEESACDIVLSYKNPQLLTEPYLAHKLGESKNYCVSVLSDTFVIKTNQSTPNLEPKYQLSEAIITPFIMHSTSSYMGRLTRQTSSRYALKPIFSSSMTDLVKALVLQGEGVGWLPDYTIIDELKQNKLIILNPDEATVNTELYAYRSKTKLHPAGERVWKRICEHQTIFSPQ from the coding sequence ATGCTAAACATCGAAACAAAGTGGTTGTTAGATTTCTTGAAATTGGCCGAATTACGTAATTTTTCAAAGGCGGCGATTGAAAGAAATGTCACTCAGTCGGCTTTTAGCCGTCGTATTCAAGCACTCGAAAATGCTGTGGGTTGCCAACTTTTTAACCGTGACAAAACCCCGATTGGCTTAACACAGAGTGGCAAGGAATTTCGAACTAGTGCTCGTTCTTTAATTATTCAGCTGGAATATGAGCTTGAACGTTTAAACGATCTCTCTATTTTAGGTAACCAGAAAGTCAGTATTGTGGCTGGTCACTCTATTGCAACCGATATACTTCCACTGTTTAAATTTAACCTTTTTGCTGAAGAACAAGAGGTTATTCTAGATGTTCGTGCAATAGACGTTGATGATGCAGTAAAAATGCTTGAAGAGAGCGCGTGTGACATCGTACTAAGTTACAAAAACCCCCAACTTCTCACTGAGCCTTATTTGGCGCACAAACTGGGTGAGTCAAAAAATTACTGCGTCAGTGTCTTGTCAGATACATTTGTCATAAAGACCAATCAAAGCACACCTAATCTAGAGCCTAAATACCAATTATCTGAAGCCATCATCACGCCATTTATCATGCACTCAACATCAAGCTACATGGGGAGATTAACCCGCCAAACCAGCAGTCGCTACGCTCTTAAACCTATATTTTCTTCCTCCATGACCGATCTGGTTAAGGCGCTAGTTCTACAAGGAGAAGGTGTCGGCTGGTTACCTGATTACACCATCATTGATGAGCTAAAGCAGAATAAACTCATCATATTGAACCCCGATGAGGCAACGGTTAACACTGAGTTATATGCTTATCGCTCTAAAACCAAACTTCACCCAGCAGGAGAACGTGTTTGGAAACGGATATGCGAACATCAAACTATTTTTTCGCCTCAGTAG
- a CDS encoding pyridoxal-phosphate dependent enzyme yields the protein MKLSESPTTQHRFNDLTFFVKRDDLLHSQFSGNKARKFMSLLTDDYPHIKQLVGYGSVQANSLYSLAALCAIKKWKLTFYVDHIPNYVKQKPTGNYRGALDLGANIVDLSQLEDRNARHARDYIKDNFTDLSETLLIPEGGRSPMAEEGVKTLAQEILNWKLMERCENLVVALPSGTGTTALYLQKYLEHTDIEVVTCACVGEKEYLIEQFLEVDSSAPHPTIIGTDKKHHFGRLDQGEYELWKNLEEQTQVEFDLLYDPFMWQNLLDWLPKNPNKMLLYIHQGGILGNESMVGRYRHWLSI from the coding sequence ATGAAATTATCTGAAAGCCCAACAACTCAACATCGCTTTAACGACCTTACTTTTTTCGTAAAAAGAGATGATCTGTTGCATAGCCAGTTCTCTGGTAACAAAGCTCGAAAATTCATGTCACTACTCACTGATGACTACCCTCATATAAAGCAATTGGTCGGCTATGGTTCTGTTCAAGCAAACTCTCTTTACTCTTTAGCCGCACTGTGTGCGATTAAGAAATGGAAACTCACTTTTTACGTTGACCATATCCCTAATTATGTAAAACAAAAACCAACGGGAAATTACCGAGGTGCTCTGGATTTAGGCGCAAACATTGTTGATTTATCTCAGTTAGAAGATAGAAATGCGCGTCACGCTCGAGATTACATTAAAGACAATTTCACTGACCTTTCAGAGACGTTATTGATACCGGAAGGTGGTCGCTCACCAATGGCAGAAGAAGGGGTTAAAACCCTCGCTCAAGAAATACTTAACTGGAAACTCATGGAGCGCTGCGAAAATCTTGTTGTTGCTCTGCCATCGGGAACAGGAACGACGGCACTTTACTTACAGAAGTATCTTGAGCATACAGATATAGAAGTCGTCACTTGTGCTTGCGTTGGAGAAAAAGAATATTTAATAGAGCAATTTCTTGAGGTAGATAGCAGCGCACCGCATCCAACTATCATTGGTACTGATAAAAAACATCATTTTGGACGTTTGGATCAAGGCGAATACGAGCTATGGAAAAATCTTGAGGAGCAAACTCAAGTTGAATTTGACCTGTTATACGACCCTTTTATGTGGCAAAACTTATTAGATTGGCTACCTAAAAACCCGAATAAAATGCTACTTTATATCCATCAAGGCGGCATTCTAGGGAACGAAAGTATGGTGGGCCGATATAGACATTGGCTATCTATTTAG
- a CDS encoding fasciclin domain-containing protein, translated as MFKKITTMFTFIIMSFALVACSSNKDMKHSDGMMKQDIVDVAVANGSFNTLVAAVQAAGLVDVLKGDGPFTVFAPTDEAFAKLPAGTVETLLKPENKDQLVAILTYHVVSGKVMASDVVNLTSAKTVQGQDIAIKVMGSKVMVNNANVIATDVAASNGVIHVIDSVILPK; from the coding sequence ATGTTTAAGAAAATCACAACAATGTTTACGTTCATTATTATGAGTTTTGCTCTCGTTGCTTGTTCAAGCAATAAAGACATGAAGCATAGTGACGGTATGATGAAACAAGACATTGTGGACGTCGCTGTAGCAAACGGTTCATTTAATACCCTCGTTGCCGCAGTGCAAGCAGCAGGGCTGGTTGATGTTTTAAAAGGCGATGGCCCATTTACCGTTTTCGCTCCAACGGATGAAGCTTTTGCAAAGCTTCCCGCGGGAACAGTTGAAACCTTATTGAAACCAGAAAACAAAGACCAGTTGGTTGCTATCCTGACTTATCATGTTGTTTCTGGAAAAGTTATGGCATCAGATGTGGTTAATTTGACTAGTGCTAAGACAGTTCAAGGTCAAGATATTGCCATAAAAGTCATGGGGTCAAAAGTGATGGTAAACAACGCTAACGTTATTGCGACAGACGTAGCGGCAAGTAATGGTGTGATTCACGTCATTGATAGTGTGATTTTACCTAAGTAA
- a CDS encoding LytR/AlgR family response regulator transcription factor, whose amino-acid sequence MKSTNVTAVIADDEPLLRFHLNQALADLWPDLDIKGLAENGQKALDLIELHHPDILFLDIKMPVLDGMAVANKLAQYQNSPYIVFVTAYDEFAVQAFEANAIDYLLKPLSDARLERCIRKIKARVEQQEASAPLELTTLMSQIQALTANKQPNYLTWIKASKGEEIHLISISEVLYFKAEDKYVSLYKSEQGKRIEYLLRTSLKELMSQLDPDMFWQIHRSTVVNVSAIEKVKKDFKGKMIVMIGTTKLPVSRAMQSLFTNLW is encoded by the coding sequence ATGAAATCAACTAATGTTACGGCCGTTATTGCAGATGATGAACCGTTGCTTAGGTTTCATTTAAATCAAGCGCTTGCTGATTTGTGGCCCGATTTAGATATTAAAGGTTTAGCTGAAAACGGCCAGAAGGCGTTAGATTTAATCGAACTACATCATCCTGATATTCTATTTTTGGACATTAAGATGCCAGTTTTAGATGGTATGGCAGTAGCAAACAAGCTAGCTCAGTACCAAAATTCTCCATATATCGTCTTCGTGACAGCTTATGATGAATTTGCTGTGCAAGCGTTTGAGGCGAACGCTATCGATTATTTATTAAAACCCTTATCTGACGCTCGTTTGGAACGTTGTATCAGAAAAATTAAAGCTAGAGTGGAACAACAAGAAGCATCGGCTCCGCTAGAACTGACGACATTAATGAGTCAAATCCAAGCATTAACTGCCAATAAACAACCTAACTACTTAACTTGGATTAAAGCCAGTAAAGGGGAGGAGATACATCTAATTTCCATCTCTGAAGTACTCTATTTCAAAGCGGAAGATAAGTACGTGTCACTATATAAAAGTGAGCAGGGGAAAAGAATTGAATATCTACTGAGAACCTCACTTAAAGAGCTTATGTCGCAGCTTGATCCAGATATGTTTTGGCAGATCCACCGTTCTACTGTCGTCAATGTGTCTGCGATAGAGAAAGTCAAAAAAGATTTTAAAGGTAAAATGATAGTGATGATTGGTACAACGAAGTTGCCGGTGAGTCGCGCAATGCAAAGTTTGTTTACTAATTTGTGGTAG